In Nitrosophilus labii, the following proteins share a genomic window:
- a CDS encoding response regulator transcription factor, which produces MKKIKILIVEDESLVALDIAEIVKTGLSAEVKIANSFKSALDIFEKFDPDILFLDIKIEGELDGIDIAKEIKRKKELPVIFITAYNDDKTLQRAFETFPKNFIVKPFKEEDILTSAKLALNSIEKEQIIAFDEIFSFNLKTKELYKKGKTIKLTKKESQLLYLLVKSKNSIVTFDTIDYEIWPEDLVNNNTRRTLIYRLRKKLDNCFLETVFGIGCKLNIKE; this is translated from the coding sequence ATGAAAAAAATCAAAATCTTAATAGTTGAAGATGAAAGTTTGGTGGCTCTAGACATCGCTGAGATTGTGAAAACGGGACTTAGTGCCGAAGTAAAGATTGCAAACTCTTTTAAAAGTGCATTAGATATTTTTGAAAAGTTTGATCCAGATATTTTATTTTTAGACATAAAAATAGAAGGAGAACTAGACGGTATCGATATAGCTAAGGAAATAAAACGCAAAAAAGAGCTTCCGGTGATTTTTATAACCGCTTACAATGATGATAAAACCTTGCAAAGAGCTTTTGAAACCTTCCCGAAAAACTTCATAGTCAAACCTTTCAAAGAAGAGGATATTCTAACGTCTGCAAAACTTGCCCTAAACTCTATCGAAAAAGAGCAGATCATAGCTTTTGACGAAATATTTTCTTTCAATCTAAAAACAAAAGAACTCTATAAAAAAGGCAAAACTATTAAACTTACAAAAAAAGAGAGTCAGCTTCTGTATCTTCTAGTAAAGAGTAAAAACTCTATAGTTACATTTGATACGATAGATTATGAAATCTGGCCCGAAGATCTCGTTAACAATAATACAAGAAGAACTCTTATCTATAGGCTTAGAAAAAAACTCGACAACTGTTTTTTGGAAACAGTTTTCGGTATAGGATGCAAGTTAAATATAAAAGAATAG
- a CDS encoding 7TM diverse intracellular signaling domain-containing protein yields the protein MKKSIFYFLLFLLNIHLLAAERIEIFSLCRYLENYDKNLSIEEIKKLSDDNWKTTSKSFINFSFRPELEVWLKCIYKNDSQLYQKKILELDWPHIGYATLFGDYISKQGTLLLGKNHFNFTPRFELHFAPKEEKEFYIYTSSPVSSLIIKPILWEYGAFDRYEIVRFTVYALFFGALLALLIYNFFIYFFTKDKTYLWYCAYLLGVLLHQAYYTGFLEFFILQKPIEHRIYIHFIIAATLIFIPPFTRTFLETKKYMPKADKILKIMPFYIAFSSFVPDANIMIALLIPLSFVFMAIIFLALKKNVTQARYFAFGWLCVVTSMALMGLYNLGHLEFLSNFPYLVQAGIAAEALIFSIGLADRINRLKAEKAAADALLIKLQKEEKNRLEKMVKERTQQLLKALDEKDVLFKELNHRVKNNMQMIISLLRLQSNKIVDENAKDILKTAQNRISSISKLHELLYKKNEVSKIDTKNYFVSIVNEILKSTTNSKNIEIVFDINADLNMAKAIYCGLIVNELVTNSIKHAFGKNGGKIEISLYKENEKYILLVEDNGKGFDPSKKSDSIGLLLVKTLSSMQLKGDFFIDSKNGKSLFKIIF from the coding sequence ATGAAAAAGTCAATTTTTTATTTTCTTTTATTTTTATTAAATATTCATTTATTGGCTGCTGAGAGAATCGAGATATTTTCTCTATGTCGGTATCTAGAAAACTACGATAAAAATTTATCTATAGAAGAAATTAAAAAGTTGTCAGACGATAACTGGAAAACTACTTCAAAATCTTTTATTAATTTTAGTTTTCGACCGGAACTTGAAGTATGGCTAAAATGCATCTATAAAAACGATTCTCAATTGTATCAAAAAAAGATTTTGGAGCTTGATTGGCCGCATATTGGATATGCGACTTTATTTGGAGATTATATCTCAAAGCAAGGCACTTTACTGCTAGGTAAAAATCACTTTAACTTTACTCCAAGGTTTGAGTTACATTTTGCTCCAAAAGAAGAGAAAGAGTTTTATATCTATACAAGCTCACCCGTGTCTTCACTAATTATTAAGCCCATTCTTTGGGAATATGGTGCTTTTGATAGGTATGAAATAGTAAGATTTACTGTATACGCTTTATTTTTTGGGGCTCTACTTGCACTTTTGATTTATAACTTTTTTATATATTTCTTTACGAAAGACAAAACTTATTTGTGGTATTGTGCCTATCTTTTGGGCGTATTGCTCCATCAAGCTTACTACACTGGGTTTTTGGAATTTTTTATATTGCAAAAACCTATAGAACATAGAATTTATATACATTTTATAATAGCTGCTACTTTGATCTTTATCCCTCCCTTTACTAGAACTTTTTTGGAGACCAAAAAGTATATGCCTAAGGCGGATAAAATACTAAAAATCATGCCTTTTTATATAGCTTTTTCATCATTTGTTCCGGATGCAAATATAATGATTGCTCTTTTGATACCTCTTTCTTTTGTATTTATGGCTATTATCTTTTTAGCGCTTAAAAAAAACGTCACACAGGCTAGGTATTTTGCTTTTGGATGGCTTTGTGTAGTAACTTCTATGGCTTTGATGGGGCTATACAATCTTGGGCATTTGGAATTTTTGTCTAACTTTCCATATCTTGTTCAAGCGGGAATCGCCGCTGAAGCTTTAATATTTTCCATCGGTTTGGCAGATCGTATCAACAGGCTCAAGGCGGAAAAAGCTGCAGCTGATGCACTTTTGATAAAACTGCAAAAAGAGGAGAAAAACAGACTAGAAAAGATGGTAAAAGAAAGGACGCAGCAGCTGTTGAAAGCTTTGGATGAAAAAGACGTTTTATTTAAGGAGCTCAACCATAGAGTCAAAAATAATATGCAGATGATAATATCTCTTTTAAGATTACAAAGTAACAAAATTGTTGACGAAAACGCTAAAGATATTTTAAAAACGGCTCAAAATAGAATAAGCTCCATCAGCAAACTTCATGAACTTCTATATAAGAAAAACGAAGTTAGCAAAATTGATACCAAAAACTACTTTGTCAGTATTGTAAACGAAATATTAAAAAGTACTACAAACAGTAAAAATATCGAAATAGTTTTTGATATAAATGCAGATCTTAATATGGCAAAAGCCATTTACTGCGGGCTTATAGTAAACGAACTTGTAACAAATTCTATAAAACACGCTTTTGGCAAAAACGGCGGAAAAATAGAAATATCTTTATATAAAGAGAATGAAAAATATATACTTTTAGTAGAAGATAACGGAAAAGGTTTTGATCCTTCCAAAAAAAGTGACTCCATAGGGCTTCTTCTTGTAAAAACTCTCTCTTCAATGCAGCTAAAAGGCGATTTTTTTATCGACTCTAAAAACGGAAAAAGCCTTTTTAAAATAATTTTTTAA
- a CDS encoding inorganic phosphate transporter — MELKHYPDVKRARKFDIKDAGRIFIALLFILGVMIYVSIYSSGIENRTLLIIAAIFGGYMAMNIGANDVANNVGPAVGSGAISLMGAIIIAAIFEAAGALIAGGDVVGTIKKGIIDPNLIANTQTFIWLMLAALLAAAIWLNLATAIGAPVSTTHSIVGGVMGAGIAAAGFSIVSWGTMGKIAASWIISPVLGGMIAAGFLYLIKRNVIFKENKIEAAKKWVPIYIAIMSWAFSSYLIVKGIKHIIKVPLPLAISIGFIIAAIIYLFVKPLIAKKANELANDRESINTLFTIPLIFSAALLSFAHGANDVANAVGPLAGINDAIMSGEFGKKAPIPLWVMLVGALGISIGLALYGPKLIKKVGSEITELDQIRAFCIALAAAITVIVASALGLPVSSTHIAVGGVFGVGFLREYLMKLEEREKKSEEELMEEFKEAHLEKEMEKLREYERALESLGDPKKADPFVVKALIEKINREKAVIAKLVDGEIKLTKIEKKALKAVKKYELVQRSALKMIVAAWLITVPAAAVLAAMIYFMIRGILLP; from the coding sequence TTGGAGCTGAAGCATTATCCGGATGTTAAAAGAGCTAGAAAATTTGATATTAAAGATGCGGGAAGGATTTTTATCGCTTTACTTTTTATCTTAGGTGTTATGATATATGTATCTATCTACTCTTCTGGTATAGAAAATAGAACTCTGCTTATTATCGCGGCAATTTTCGGCGGATATATGGCTATGAATATAGGTGCTAATGATGTGGCCAACAATGTAGGACCTGCGGTTGGTAGCGGTGCTATAAGTTTGATGGGAGCCATTATAATAGCCGCGATTTTTGAGGCTGCAGGGGCGTTAATAGCCGGTGGCGATGTTGTTGGAACTATTAAAAAAGGTATAATAGATCCAAACTTGATAGCAAATACTCAAACCTTTATCTGGTTGATGCTTGCAGCTCTTTTAGCGGCAGCTATCTGGCTAAATCTAGCTACGGCAATCGGCGCTCCCGTCTCTACTACTCACTCTATAGTTGGAGGAGTGATGGGCGCTGGGATTGCAGCGGCGGGATTTAGCATAGTCTCCTGGGGGACAATGGGAAAAATAGCCGCTTCTTGGATAATATCTCCAGTTCTTGGAGGTATGATAGCCGCAGGATTTTTGTATCTGATAAAGAGAAACGTGATTTTTAAAGAGAATAAAATCGAAGCGGCAAAAAAGTGGGTTCCTATCTATATAGCTATTATGAGCTGGGCGTTTTCTAGCTATTTGATAGTAAAAGGGATAAAACATATCATAAAGGTGCCTCTACCTCTTGCAATATCAATCGGTTTTATCATAGCCGCTATAATATATCTTTTCGTAAAACCTCTAATAGCCAAAAAAGCAAACGAACTTGCAAACGATAGAGAATCGATAAATACTCTATTTACCATACCTTTGATATTTAGCGCCGCACTGCTTAGTTTCGCTCACGGAGCTAACGACGTAGCAAATGCGGTGGGGCCGCTTGCTGGGATAAATGATGCCATAATGAGTGGAGAGTTCGGTAAAAAAGCACCAATTCCACTTTGGGTTATGCTTGTGGGAGCTCTTGGTATCTCTATAGGACTAGCCCTTTATGGTCCTAAGCTTATAAAAAAGGTTGGAAGCGAGATAACCGAACTTGATCAAATAAGAGCTTTTTGTATAGCTTTAGCGGCCGCGATTACAGTTATAGTTGCTTCTGCTCTTGGACTTCCGGTAAGCTCTACCCATATAGCCGTTGGTGGGGTTTTTGGGGTTGGATTTTTAAGAGAATATTTGATGAAACTAGAAGAGAGGGAGAAAAAGAGCGAAGAGGAGTTGATGGAAGAGTTTAAAGAGGCTCATTTAGAAAAAGAGATGGAAAAGTTACGAGAGTATGAAAGAGCTCTTGAATCTTTAGGAGATCCTAAAAAAGCCGATCCTTTTGTAGTAAAAGCTTTGATAGAAAAGATAAACCGTGAAAAAGCGGTTATCGCAAAACTAGTAGACGGTGAGATAAAACTTACCAAAATTGAGAAAAAGGCTTTAAAAGCCGTTAAAAAATATGAACTAGTTCAAAGAAGCGCTCTTAAAATGATAGTAGCAGCTTGGCTTATTACCGTTCCCGCAGCAGCTGTTTTGGCAGCTATGATCTACTTTATGATAAGGGGTATACTGCTACCTTAA
- the hisD gene encoding histidinol dehydrogenase, which translates to MKILYTKSQNFKKEFEKILNRSDMDIESVTPLVQNIIAEIKSEGDKALFRHIAKFDGWEPKNGNELMIDPALMKKAYDELDEKLKAALHLAYERIKTYHEKQLPKSWIDFENNGTILGQKVTPVDSAGLYIPGGKAAYPSSLLMNAIPAIVAGVKEIVVTTPTPNNEPNFLLLAACHLCGIEKVYKVGGASAIAAMAYGTQSIPKVDVITGPGNIFVATAKKLVFGEVNIDMIAGPSEIGILADESANAKYVAIDLLSQAEHDEMASSILITTSEDLAKSVDFEINEFLKILKRREIAQKSIDERGAIIVTSCMKEAIVLMNQIAPEHLEVITKNPFELLPKIKHAGAIFLGENTPEPIGDYIAGPNHTLPTGSTAKFYSPLNVEHFMKKSSIISFSCQAMHDIGEAAAILAHVEGLEAHAKSVEIRLESKGKNSF; encoded by the coding sequence ATGAAGATACTATATACAAAGAGTCAAAATTTTAAAAAAGAGTTTGAGAAGATCTTAAACAGATCTGATATGGATATAGAGAGTGTTACTCCCCTCGTACAAAATATAATAGCTGAGATAAAGAGCGAAGGGGACAAAGCGCTTTTTAGACATATCGCAAAATTTGACGGATGGGAACCTAAAAACGGTAATGAACTTATGATAGATCCGGCTTTGATGAAAAAGGCTTATGATGAACTAGACGAAAAATTAAAAGCCGCTTTACATCTAGCGTATGAGAGAATCAAAACTTATCACGAAAAGCAGCTTCCAAAAAGCTGGATTGACTTTGAAAATAACGGAACTATTTTGGGTCAAAAAGTTACTCCTGTAGATAGTGCCGGACTCTACATCCCCGGAGGAAAAGCGGCGTATCCAAGCTCTCTTTTGATGAACGCTATTCCAGCTATAGTTGCCGGAGTAAAAGAGATTGTAGTAACGACTCCGACTCCTAACAACGAGCCAAACTTTTTATTGTTAGCCGCTTGCCATTTGTGCGGTATAGAAAAAGTTTATAAAGTTGGTGGAGCCAGCGCTATAGCCGCTATGGCTTATGGGACCCAGAGCATACCTAAAGTAGATGTTATAACGGGACCGGGAAATATCTTTGTCGCAACAGCTAAAAAACTTGTTTTTGGAGAAGTAAATATCGATATGATAGCGGGTCCTAGCGAGATAGGAATACTTGCTGATGAAAGTGCAAATGCGAAATATGTTGCTATTGATCTTTTAAGTCAGGCCGAACATGATGAGATGGCAAGTTCCATCTTGATAACCACTTCCGAAGATTTGGCAAAAAGTGTGGACTTTGAGATAAATGAGTTTCTTAAAATTTTAAAAAGAAGAGAGATAGCACAAAAGTCTATAGATGAAAGAGGAGCTATTATAGTTACTAGTTGTATGAAAGAGGCTATTGTTCTTATGAATCAAATTGCACCGGAACATTTAGAAGTTATTACCAAAAACCCTTTTGAACTTTTACCTAAAATAAAACATGCAGGAGCTATTTTTCTAGGAGAAAATACTCCTGAACCAATTGGAGACTATATAGCAGGCCCAAACCACACTCTTCCTACCGGAAGTACTGCTAAGTTCTATTCTCCTTTAAATGTGGAACATTTTATGAAAAAAAGTTCAATCATCTCTTTTAGTTGCCAAGCTATGCATGATATCGGCGAAGCAGCGGCAATTTTAGCGCATGTTGAGGGCTTGGAAGCCCATGCAAAATCAGTAGAAATTAGGCTAGAGTCTAAAGGTAAAAACAGTTTTTAG
- a CDS encoding 1-aminocyclopropane-1-carboxylate deaminase/D-cysteine desulfhydrase, translating into MILKNSPVQKITFKNKSFYIKRDDLLHLDFSGNKARKFYYFLINEFPDIKRVVLFGSMQSNAMYSLSVLAKLKGWEFEYFSRINEKVLKNPNGNLKAALENGMKLMDIGHWTLDIGDLNLLSEIKIVGDTLIIPEGGRCKEAEEGIKILATEIIEWAKEKNFKKLNLFLPSGTGTTALFLQKNLSQFPIPNSHLQVYTVPCVAEGTYLKKQFFSLEPNEKFHPTILNPPKKYRFGKLYKELYEIWLDLKKETGIEFDLLYDPIAFKTILTNSQFLIPNPLLYIHQGGLKGNESMIARYKTKFGKI; encoded by the coding sequence TTGATTTTAAAAAACTCACCTGTCCAAAAGATAACCTTCAAAAACAAAAGCTTCTACATAAAACGCGATGATCTACTGCATTTAGATTTTAGCGGTAACAAAGCTAGAAAATTTTACTACTTTTTGATTAATGAATTTCCAGATATAAAGAGGGTAGTTTTATTTGGATCAATGCAGTCAAATGCAATGTATTCACTATCAGTTTTAGCAAAATTAAAAGGCTGGGAGTTTGAATATTTTTCAAGAATCAATGAAAAGGTTTTGAAAAATCCTAACGGCAATTTAAAAGCGGCACTTGAAAATGGAATGAAGTTAATGGATATTGGACATTGGACATTGGACATTGGTGATTTAAATCTATTGAGTGAAATAAAAATAGTTGGAGATACTTTAATCATTCCAGAAGGGGGAAGGTGTAAAGAGGCCGAAGAAGGTATAAAAATATTGGCCACTGAGATTATTGAGTGGGCAAAAGAGAAAAATTTTAAAAAATTAAATCTCTTTTTGCCTTCAGGAACAGGCACAACTGCTCTATTTTTACAAAAAAATTTGTCCCAATTCCCAATTCCTAATTCCCACTTACAAGTTTATACTGTTCCTTGCGTTGCTGAGGGTACCTATCTTAAAAAACAGTTTTTTTCTCTTGAACCAAATGAAAAATTTCATCCTACTATTTTAAATCCTCCAAAAAAGTACAGATTTGGAAAACTTTACAAAGAACTGTACGAGATCTGGTTAGATTTAAAAAAAGAAACAGGTATAGAATTTGATCTGTTATATGATCCTATAGCCTTTAAAACTATTTTAACCAATTCCCAATTCCTAATTCCAAATCCCCTTTTATACATCCACCAAGGTGGTCTAAAAGGAAATGAGAGCATGATAGCTAGATATAAAACAAAGTTTGGTAAAATCTGA
- the fbaA gene encoding class II fructose-bisphosphate aldolase: MGVMSFLKPGVVWGEDLLKLYEYAKEHSFALPAINVVGTNSINAVMEAAREANSPIIIQLSNGGAHFWAGKGLDNEGEKAAVLGAISAAKHVHILAEHYGVAVVLHTDHAARKLLPWIDGLLAAGEEYFKTHGKPLFSSHMLDLSEEPLEENLSTCEEYLKKMASLGMSLEIELGVTGGEEDGVDNTGIENSKLYTQPEEVAEAYERLSKISPFFTIAASFGNVHGVYKPGHVKLEPVILKNSQEYIKEKLGVDKNKPVSFVFHGGSGSELEKIHEAIDYGVVKMNIDTDTQWAFWEGVKNYVEKYHDYLQGQIGNPEGEDKPNKKYYDPRKWLREGEKSMKQRVIKAYEDLRSLNVN, from the coding sequence ATGGGAGTGATGAGCTTTCTAAAACCTGGAGTAGTTTGGGGTGAAGATCTTTTAAAGCTATATGAATATGCAAAAGAGCATAGTTTTGCACTTCCGGCTATAAACGTTGTAGGTACGAACTCTATTAATGCCGTTATGGAGGCTGCACGCGAAGCCAATTCCCCTATTATTATTCAGTTAAGCAATGGAGGTGCGCATTTTTGGGCTGGAAAAGGGCTTGATAATGAAGGAGAAAAAGCGGCCGTTTTAGGTGCAATATCGGCTGCGAAACATGTACATATCTTGGCTGAGCATTACGGAGTTGCCGTCGTTTTGCACACAGACCATGCAGCAAGAAAACTTCTACCTTGGATAGATGGACTTTTGGCCGCCGGCGAGGAGTATTTCAAAACTCATGGAAAGCCTCTATTTAGTTCACATATGCTTGATCTCTCCGAAGAACCTTTGGAAGAAAACCTATCAACTTGCGAAGAGTATCTAAAAAAGATGGCTTCGCTTGGGATGAGTCTTGAGATAGAGCTTGGCGTTACCGGAGGCGAAGAGGATGGCGTTGATAATACAGGTATTGAAAACTCAAAACTCTATACTCAGCCAGAAGAGGTAGCCGAAGCGTATGAGAGACTTTCTAAAATAAGTCCTTTCTTTACAATTGCCGCATCTTTTGGAAACGTTCACGGAGTTTATAAACCCGGACATGTAAAATTAGAGCCTGTTATTTTGAAAAACTCTCAAGAGTATATAAAAGAAAAACTTGGAGTAGATAAAAATAAACCCGTAAGTTTTGTTTTCCACGGGGGAAGCGGAAGCGAACTTGAAAAAATTCACGAAGCTATAGATTACGGTGTTGTTAAGATGAATATCGATACAGACACGCAGTGGGCTTTTTGGGAAGGCGTAAAAAACTATGTTGAAAAATATCATGACTATTTACAGGGACAAATAGGAAATCCTGAAGGGGAAGACAAACCAAACAAGAAGTATTATGATCCTAGAAAGTGGCTCAGAGAGGGTGAAAAATCTATGAAACAAAGAGTCATTAAGGCTTATGAAGATCTTAGAAGCCTTAATGTTAACTAA
- a CDS encoding peptidylprolyl isomerase, whose translation MKKVLVSGVVAISLAATAMMASEVLATVNGKPITKQEVNTILKAAGVMYDQLNPELKQKVVDQAIERQLLKEYAAKSGIDKSKEFKETLEKIKQDLALEVWMKKQFDSIKVSDKEAKEFYNKNIDKFKRPQTVHARHILVKSEEEAKKIIEELKNTSKDKLKDKFIELAKSKSVGPSGANGGDLGYFGPKQMVKPFSDAAFKLDVGEFTKTPVRTQFGYHVIYVEDKKPAKTVTFEEVKDKIKQQLKMDKFQEVVSKKAAELKKGAKIEKKI comes from the coding sequence ATGAAGAAAGTATTGGTAAGTGGAGTAGTTGCTATCTCTTTAGCTGCAACAGCTATGATGGCTTCAGAAGTTTTAGCTACTGTAAATGGCAAACCTATAACAAAGCAGGAGGTAAATACCATTTTAAAAGCGGCCGGAGTTATGTATGATCAGTTAAATCCTGAATTAAAACAGAAAGTAGTTGATCAAGCTATTGAGAGACAGCTTTTAAAAGAGTATGCGGCAAAATCCGGGATTGATAAGTCTAAGGAGTTTAAAGAGACTCTTGAAAAGATCAAGCAAGATTTAGCTTTAGAAGTATGGATGAAAAAACAGTTTGATTCTATTAAAGTTAGCGATAAAGAGGCGAAAGAGTTTTATAACAAAAATATAGATAAATTTAAAAGACCCCAAACAGTTCATGCTAGACATATTTTAGTAAAAAGCGAAGAGGAAGCCAAAAAGATTATTGAAGAGCTTAAAAATACTTCAAAAGATAAACTAAAAGATAAGTTTATAGAACTTGCAAAAAGTAAATCCGTTGGACCTAGCGGAGCTAACGGCGGAGATTTGGGATATTTTGGGCCTAAACAGATGGTAAAACCTTTCAGTGACGCTGCATTTAAATTAGATGTGGGGGAGTTTACTAAAACTCCTGTCAGAACTCAGTTTGGATATCACGTGATATATGTAGAAGATAAAAAACCCGCCAAAACTGTAACTTTCGAAGAGGTAAAAGATAAAATAAAACAGCAGCTTAAAATGGATAAATTTCAAGAAGTTGTCTCTAAAAAAGCCGCAGAGCTCAAAAAAGGCGCTAAAATAGAGAAGAAAATATAA
- a CDS encoding YebC/PmpR family DNA-binding transcriptional regulator produces the protein MAGHNKWSKVKHIKAKEDAKKGKLFTKAVRDIMTAVRDGGPNPDTNAALRLAIERAKAVSMPSDNIKRAIDKASGNLPGVKYEEITYEGYGPGGVALIVETLTDNKNRTVAAVRHAFNKMGGSLGTSGSVSWMFDKKGVITVERSDKDDEVMEAALENGANDILEFEEVLVIESDPADFNTLLQAVESTGTNILESNVGLVANNEIEVDDATAEKVEKLIEILEENDDVQNVYYNMK, from the coding sequence ATGGCGGGACACAATAAATGGTCTAAAGTTAAACATATCAAGGCCAAAGAGGATGCTAAAAAAGGAAAACTCTTTACAAAAGCCGTAAGAGACATCATGACAGCCGTTAGGGACGGAGGTCCAAATCCGGATACGAATGCGGCTTTGAGGTTGGCTATTGAGAGAGCAAAAGCAGTTTCGATGCCTAGCGATAATATAAAAAGGGCTATAGATAAAGCTAGCGGTAATCTTCCTGGAGTAAAATATGAAGAGATAACTTATGAAGGCTATGGTCCAGGCGGTGTTGCTTTGATTGTAGAGACTCTAACTGACAATAAAAACAGAACTGTAGCTGCAGTTAGACACGCTTTTAATAAGATGGGCGGTAGTTTGGGAACAAGTGGAAGTGTTTCGTGGATGTTTGATAAGAAGGGTGTGATAACAGTTGAAAGAAGTGATAAAGATGATGAGGTTATGGAAGCGGCACTCGAAAACGGAGCAAATGATATTTTAGAATTTGAAGAGGTTTTGGTGATAGAGAGCGATCCAGCTGATTTTAATACTCTTTTGCAAGCCGTAGAATCAACCGGAACTAATATATTGGAAAGCAACGTTGGACTTGTTGCAAATAATGAGATAGAAGTAGATGATGCAACAGCCGAAAAGGTGGAAAAACTTATAGAGATACTCGAAGAGAACGATGATGTTCAAAATGTTTATTACAATATGAAATAA
- the nth gene encoding endonuclease III — protein sequence MVLRKKEEIAEIKKRLLAHYPSAKTELIYNNLYELVVDVILSAQCTDKRVNIITPALFKKYPNIEALAKANVEDVKELIKTCSFFNNKAKNLVAMAKTVVEKYDGKIPEDEKELIKLPGIGRKTANVIMIEYFKKNLMAVDTHVFRVAHRLGLSDAKTRDATEKDLVEAFKTDLHSIHQAMVLFGRYICKAKNPKCEECFLYELCNSEDKKILNRDNPVS from the coding sequence ATGGTTTTGAGAAAAAAAGAGGAAATAGCAGAAATTAAAAAAAGATTATTAGCTCATTACCCATCGGCTAAAACCGAACTAATATATAATAATCTTTACGAACTAGTAGTAGATGTAATCCTTTCGGCTCAATGCACGGATAAAAGAGTAAACATAATAACTCCCGCTCTATTTAAAAAGTATCCAAATATCGAAGCTTTAGCAAAAGCGAACGTAGAAGATGTAAAAGAGCTTATAAAAACCTGCTCTTTTTTTAATAACAAAGCAAAAAATTTAGTAGCGATGGCTAAAACCGTAGTAGAAAAATATGACGGAAAGATACCGGAAGACGAAAAAGAGCTTATAAAACTCCCTGGAATAGGTAGAAAAACGGCAAACGTAATAATGATAGAGTATTTCAAAAAAAATCTAATGGCCGTTGATACTCATGTTTTTAGAGTAGCGCATAGACTAGGTTTAAGTGACGCAAAAACAAGAGATGCAACGGAAAAAGATCTTGTAGAAGCTTTTAAAACAGACTTACACAGCATCCATCAAGCAATGGTTTTATTTGGACGATATATATGTAAAGCTAAAAATCCAAAATGTGAAGAGTGTTTTTTATATGAACTATGCAATAGTGAAGATAAAAAGATTTTAAATAGAGATAACCCTGTATCCTAA